The Takifugu rubripes chromosome 3, fTakRub1.2, whole genome shotgun sequence genome contains a region encoding:
- the LOC101070861 gene encoding myelin transcription factor 1-like isoform X7, with amino-acid sequence MSQDVTETRTRTRSKGIRASSELAAQEMKPELSSCPTPGCDGKGHVSGRYSRHRSVLGCPIVKKRKLEEAEESQSAPKKRNQPVKQAAGEDFTHDTSDEEEEEEEGEEEGEEEAEEEEELREKKKPTSKIRAEATKAESSPAGAPPDSEVCSADDGATSGNQCENKDVSQEVAAEGHQQEETSPEEEEEEEEEEGGLTTKDQVSEQLEEEMTVINLTKTKEEEKNEEDVTKTTEEEHRERREVPEEATVVERPMINQENSDHQYSSGDYKHQAKEVAEEQQQEEEKEEEEEEEEEPEEEEEEEAEERVVHHDNDTLYTFSPHTQGSEPEVSLREEKICTPMTEEEEDEEELEEEQEEERREEEEHGHEKEEGELMIEEDEDDQDSIKASPATVVIEVRSEEEDEEEEDDEEDDEEEDEEEEEEEEEEEEDGVEQDRVSEGSGITDDSENWDMSRGNLGLLEKAIALKAGEVKGGEEVQSSPEYHPYSSSSRSSQGAGAARRSAYYDKKEVKCPTPGCDGTGHVTGLYPHHRSLSGCPHKDRVPPEILAMHENVLKCPTPGCTGQGHVNSNRNTHRSLSGCPIAAAAKLNKTQDKQVHLQPPASEASSNSDRVLRPMCFVKQLEIPQYGSFRPNTVTTTPRANLAKELEKYSKVSFDYASFDVQVFGKRTLIPKTPSSTETSPKAFKSKSFPKASSPSQSASGGFSKNATSSTYDYSQDAEAAHMAATAILNLSTRCWERPESLCSVSREPCSKESDIEVDENGTLDLSMKKTKREGLQASEPPSSSSSSSQLTGATLSQGHSQPEWEEPLDFTTQTGVKEEDHEEVEYAAPSYTSSDAEEEDQDNLEDRKYPGEVTTSSFKVKFQAKDSKKELLVCPTPGCDGSGHITGNYASHRSLSGCPLADKSLRTLMAAHTAELKCPTPGCDGSGHITGNYASHRSLSGCPRAKKSGVKATPTKDDKEDSELLRCPVPGCDSLGHISGKYATHRSAYGCPLAARRQKEGLLNGTPFSWKAFKAEGPTCPTPGCDGSGHANGSFLTHRSLSGCPRASANKKKAKLPGDEFITAKFRASDVLDNDEDIKQLNTEISELNESNSEMEADMMNLHTQISSMEKNLKNMEEENKQIEERNEALFLELSGLSQALIRSLANIRLPTMQEPMSEQNFDTYVEALTHMFTNKDCYQNPENRALLESINQAVKGIEV; translated from the exons ATGAGTCAGGACGTGACAGAGACCAGAACACGAACTCGATCCAAAGGGATCCGCG CATCATCAGAACTGGCAGCACAGGAGATGAAGCCAGAGTTGAG cagctgccccACCCCCGGCTGTGACGGCAAAGGTCACGTCAGTGGGCGATACTCACGTCACAGAAG CGTGCTGGGCTGCCCCAtcgtgaagaagaggaagctggaggaggccgaggagaGCCAGTCTGCTCCCAAGAAGAGGAACCAGCCGGTCAAACAGGCGGCAGGAGAAGACTTCACCCACGACACCtcagacgaggaggaggaagaggaggagggagaggaggaaggagaggaggaggcagaggaggaggaggagctgagagaaaagaagaaacccacctcaaagatcagagcagaagcaaCAAAAG CAGAAAGTtcaccagcaggagctccaccaGACTCAGAGGTTTGTTCTGCAGATGATGGAGCGACTTCAGGGAACCAATGTGAGAACAAAGACGTCTCGCAGGAAGTTGCTGCTGAAGGTCACCAGCAGGAGGAAACAagtccagaggaggaggaggaggaggaggaagaggagggtggccTGACTACAAAAGATCAGGTGTCGGAGCAACTGGAAGAAGAAATGACGGTCATCAAtctcacaaaaacaaaagaagaggagaagaatgaAGAGGACGTCACAAAAACCACCGAAGAAGAGCACCGGGAAAGACGAGAGGTTCCTGAAGAAGCAACAGTGGTGGAGAGGCCAATGATCAACCAGGAAAACTCTGATCATCAGTATTCCAGTGGAGATTACAAACATCAGGCCAAAGAAgtagcagaggagcagcagcaagaggaggagaaggaggaagaggaagaggaggaggaagaaccagaagaagaggaggaagaggaggcagaagagagggTGGTCCACCATGACAATGACACTCTGTACACTTTTAGTCCGCACACTCAGGGATCTGAACCTGAGGTGTCACTCAGGGAAGAAAAGATCTGCACCCCCatgactgaggaagaggaggatgaggaggaactggaggaggagcaggaggaggaaaggcgggaagaggaggagcacggCCAcgaaaaggaggagggagagttgATGAttgaggaggacgaggatgacCAAGACTCCATTAAAGCATCTCCGGCTACAGTGGTCATAGAAGTCcgatctgaggaggaagatgaagaagaagaagatgatgaagaagatgatgaggaggaggacgaggaggaggaggaagaggaggaggaggaggaggaggatggagtggAACAGGATCGTGTCTCAGAAGGCTCAGGAATTACAGATGACTCAGAAAACTGGGACATGAGTCGGGGGAACCTGGGCCTGCTGGAGAAGGCCATCGCTCTGAAGGCCGGGGAGGTGAAGGGCggtgaggaggtgcagagctCCCCGGAGTACCACCCgtacagcagctccagcaggagctcGCAGGGCGCCGGCGCCGCCCGCCGCTCCGCCTACTACG ACAAGAAGGAAGTGAAATGTCCAACGCCAGGGTGTGACGGgacgggtcatgtgaccgggCTGTACCCACACCACCGCAGCCTGTCCggatgtcctcacaaagatagagtTCCTCCAGAGA tcctGGCCATGCATGAGAACGTGCTGAAGTGTCCCACTCCTGGCTGCACAGGCCAAGGCCACGTCAACAGTAACCGCAACACACACCGCAG CCTCTCCGGCTGCCCCATAGCAGCTGCAGCGAAGCTGAACAAGACGCAGGACAAGCAGGTTCACTTACAGCCGCCGGCCAGCGAAGCTTCTTCCAACTCTGACAGAGTCCTCAG GCCCATGTGTTttgtgaagcagctggagatCCCTCAGTATGGCAGCTTCCGGCCCAACACCGTGACCACCACACCTCGAGCTAACCTGGCCAAGGAGCTGGAGAAATACTCCAAGGTGTCTTTTGACTATGCAAGCTTTGATGTCCAGGTGTTTGGAAAGCGCACGTTGATTCCAAAGACACCCAGCAGCACTGAAACATCACCCAAAGCCTTCAAAT CCAAGTCATTCCCTAAGGCCTCGTCTCCCAGTCAAAGCGCATCGGGGGGCTTTTCTAAGAACGCCACATCTTCCACCTACGACTACAGCCAAGACGCAGAGGCCGCCCACATGGCCGCCACCGCCATCCTCAACCTGTCCACCCGCTGCTGGGAGCGACCAGAGAGCCTCTGCAGCGTGTCCAGGGAGCCCTGTTCCAAG GAGTCCGACATCGAAGTGGATGAGAACGGCACCCTGGATCTCAGCATGAAGAAGACAAAGAGGGAGGGTCTCCAGGCCTCAgagcctccttcctcttcctcgtcgtCCTCCCAGCTCACTGGAGCCACCTTGTCTCAGGGCCACTCTCAGCcagagtgggaggagcctcttGATTTCACCACACAAACTGGTGTGAAGGAGGAGGACCATGAAGAG GTGGAGTATGCAGCTCCGTCATACACCTCATCagatgctgaggaagaggaccaaGACaacctggaggacaggaagtacCCGGGAGAGGTCACGACCAGCAGCTTCAAGGTCAAGTTTCAGGCCAAAGACAGCAAGAAGGAGCTTCTTGT ATGTCCAACTCCCGGCTGTGACGGCAGCGGACACATAACAGGAAACTACGCGTCCCACCGAAG TCTGTCAGGCTGTCCTCTCGCTGATAAATCACTTCGGACCCTAATGGCTGCCCACACAGCTGAACTGAA gtgtCCGACTCCCGGCTGCGACGGATCGGGACACATCACGGGAAACTACGCTTCCCATCGGAG TCTGTCCGGGTGTCCTCGAGCCAAGAAAAGTGGGGTCAAAGCAACACCGACCAAGGACGACAAAGAAGACTCGGAGTTGTTGAG GTGTCCAGTTCCTGGTTGTGACAGTCTGGGCCACATCAGTGGGAAGTACGCCACCCACCGCAGTGCCTACGGCTGTCCGCTGGCAGCACGCCGCCAGAAGGAGGGGCTTCTGAACGGGACTCCCTTCTCCTGGAAGGCCTTCAAAGCGGAGGGTCCGACCTGCCCGACGCCGGGCTGCGACGGCTCCGGACACGCTAACGGCAGTTTCCTGACTCACCGAAG TCTCTCAGGTTGTCCCAGAGCGTCAGCCAATAAGAAGAAGGCAAAGTTACCTGGAGATGAGTTTATCACTGCAAAGTTTAGAGCCAGCGATG TTCTGGACAACGATGAGGACATCAAACAGCTCAACACGGAGATCAGCGAGCTGAACGAGTCCAACtcagagatggaggcagacaTGATGAACCTGCACACTCAG ATCTCCTCCATGGAGAAGAACCTGaagaacatggaggaggagaacaaacagattgaggagagaaatgaggccCTGTTCCTGGAGCTGTCGGGCCTGAGTCAGGCCCTGATCCGCAGTTTGGCCAACATCCGCCTGCCGACCATG CAGGAGCCGATGTCGGAGCAGAACTTCGACACGTATGTTGAAGCTCTCACTCACATGTTTACCAATAAAGACTGCTACCAGAACCCGGAGAACCGGGCTCTGCTGGAGTCCATCAACCAGGCCGTGAAGGGCATTGAGGTGTGA
- the LOC101070861 gene encoding myelin transcription factor 1-like isoform X5: MSQDVTETRTRTRSKGIRASSELAAQEMKPELSSCPTPGCDGKGHVSGRYSRHRSVLGCPIVKKRKLEEAEESQSAPKKRNQPVKQAAGEDFTHDTSDEEEEEEEGEEEGEEEAEEEEELREKKKPTSKIRAEATKAESSPAGAPPDSEVCSADDGATSGNQCENKDVSQEVAAEGHQQEETSPEEEEEEEEEEGGLTTKDQVSEQLEEEMTVINLTKTKEEEKNEEDVTKTTEEEHRERREVPEEATVVERPMINQENSDHQYSSGDYKHQAKEVAEEQQQEEEKEEEEEEEEEPEEEEEEEAEERVVHHDNDTLYTFSPHTQGSEPEVSLREEKICTPMTEEEEDEEELEEEQEEERREEEEHGHEKEEGELMIEEDEDDQDSIKASPATVVIEVRSEEEDEEEEDDEEDDEEEDEEEEEEEEEEEEDGVEQDRVSEGSGITDDSENWDMSRGNLGLLEKAIALKAGEVKGGEEVQSSPEYHPYSSSSRSSQGAGAARRSAYYGKDKKEVKCPTPGCDGTGHVTGLYPHHRSLSGCPHKDRVPPEILAMHENVLKCPTPGCTGQGHVNSNRNTHRSLSGCPIAAAAKLNKTQDKQVHLQPPASEASSNSDRVLRPMCFVKQLEIPQYGSFRPNTVTTTPRANLAKELEKYSKVSFDYASFDVQVFGKRTLIPKTPSSTETSPKAFKSKSFPKASSPSQSASGGFSKNATSSTYDYSQDAEAAHMAATAILNLSTRCWERPESLCSVSREPCSKESDIEVDENGTLDLSMKKTKREGLQASEPPSSSSSSSQLTGATLSQGHSQPEWEEPLDFTTQTGVKEEDHEEVEYAAPSYTSSDAEEEDQDNLEDRKYPGEVTTSSFKVKFQAKDSKKELLVCPTPGCDGSGHITGNYASHRSLSGCPLADKSLRTLMAAHTAELKCPTPGCDGSGHITGNYASHRSLSGCPRAKKSGVKATPTKDDKEDSELLRCPVPGCDSLGHISGKYATHRSAYGCPLAARRQKEGLLNGTPFSWKAFKAEGPTCPTPGCDGSGHANGSFLTHRSLSGCPRASANKKKAKLPGDEFITAKFRASDVLDNDEDIKQLNTEISELNESNSEMEADMMNLHTQISSMEKNLKNMEEENKQIEERNEALFLELSGLSQALIRSLANIRLPTMQEPMSEQNFDTYVEALTHMFTNKDCYQNPENRALLESINQAVKGIEV, encoded by the exons ATGAGTCAGGACGTGACAGAGACCAGAACACGAACTCGATCCAAAGGGATCCGCG CATCATCAGAACTGGCAGCACAGGAGATGAAGCCAGAGTTGAG cagctgccccACCCCCGGCTGTGACGGCAAAGGTCACGTCAGTGGGCGATACTCACGTCACAGAAG CGTGCTGGGCTGCCCCAtcgtgaagaagaggaagctggaggaggccgaggagaGCCAGTCTGCTCCCAAGAAGAGGAACCAGCCGGTCAAACAGGCGGCAGGAGAAGACTTCACCCACGACACCtcagacgaggaggaggaagaggaggagggagaggaggaaggagaggaggaggcagaggaggaggaggagctgagagaaaagaagaaacccacctcaaagatcagagcagaagcaaCAAAAG CAGAAAGTtcaccagcaggagctccaccaGACTCAGAGGTTTGTTCTGCAGATGATGGAGCGACTTCAGGGAACCAATGTGAGAACAAAGACGTCTCGCAGGAAGTTGCTGCTGAAGGTCACCAGCAGGAGGAAACAagtccagaggaggaggaggaggaggaggaagaggagggtggccTGACTACAAAAGATCAGGTGTCGGAGCAACTGGAAGAAGAAATGACGGTCATCAAtctcacaaaaacaaaagaagaggagaagaatgaAGAGGACGTCACAAAAACCACCGAAGAAGAGCACCGGGAAAGACGAGAGGTTCCTGAAGAAGCAACAGTGGTGGAGAGGCCAATGATCAACCAGGAAAACTCTGATCATCAGTATTCCAGTGGAGATTACAAACATCAGGCCAAAGAAgtagcagaggagcagcagcaagaggaggagaaggaggaagaggaagaggaggaggaagaaccagaagaagaggaggaagaggaggcagaagagagggTGGTCCACCATGACAATGACACTCTGTACACTTTTAGTCCGCACACTCAGGGATCTGAACCTGAGGTGTCACTCAGGGAAGAAAAGATCTGCACCCCCatgactgaggaagaggaggatgaggaggaactggaggaggagcaggaggaggaaaggcgggaagaggaggagcacggCCAcgaaaaggaggagggagagttgATGAttgaggaggacgaggatgacCAAGACTCCATTAAAGCATCTCCGGCTACAGTGGTCATAGAAGTCcgatctgaggaggaagatgaagaagaagaagatgatgaagaagatgatgaggaggaggacgaggaggaggaggaagaggaggaggaggaggaggaggatggagtggAACAGGATCGTGTCTCAGAAGGCTCAGGAATTACAGATGACTCAGAAAACTGGGACATGAGTCGGGGGAACCTGGGCCTGCTGGAGAAGGCCATCGCTCTGAAGGCCGGGGAGGTGAAGGGCggtgaggaggtgcagagctCCCCGGAGTACCACCCgtacagcagctccagcaggagctcGCAGGGCGCCGGCGCCGCCCGCCGCTCCGCCTACTACGGTAAAG ACAAGAAGGAAGTGAAATGTCCAACGCCAGGGTGTGACGGgacgggtcatgtgaccgggCTGTACCCACACCACCGCAGCCTGTCCggatgtcctcacaaagatagagtTCCTCCAGAGA tcctGGCCATGCATGAGAACGTGCTGAAGTGTCCCACTCCTGGCTGCACAGGCCAAGGCCACGTCAACAGTAACCGCAACACACACCGCAG CCTCTCCGGCTGCCCCATAGCAGCTGCAGCGAAGCTGAACAAGACGCAGGACAAGCAGGTTCACTTACAGCCGCCGGCCAGCGAAGCTTCTTCCAACTCTGACAGAGTCCTCAG GCCCATGTGTTttgtgaagcagctggagatCCCTCAGTATGGCAGCTTCCGGCCCAACACCGTGACCACCACACCTCGAGCTAACCTGGCCAAGGAGCTGGAGAAATACTCCAAGGTGTCTTTTGACTATGCAAGCTTTGATGTCCAGGTGTTTGGAAAGCGCACGTTGATTCCAAAGACACCCAGCAGCACTGAAACATCACCCAAAGCCTTCAAAT CCAAGTCATTCCCTAAGGCCTCGTCTCCCAGTCAAAGCGCATCGGGGGGCTTTTCTAAGAACGCCACATCTTCCACCTACGACTACAGCCAAGACGCAGAGGCCGCCCACATGGCCGCCACCGCCATCCTCAACCTGTCCACCCGCTGCTGGGAGCGACCAGAGAGCCTCTGCAGCGTGTCCAGGGAGCCCTGTTCCAAG GAGTCCGACATCGAAGTGGATGAGAACGGCACCCTGGATCTCAGCATGAAGAAGACAAAGAGGGAGGGTCTCCAGGCCTCAgagcctccttcctcttcctcgtcgtCCTCCCAGCTCACTGGAGCCACCTTGTCTCAGGGCCACTCTCAGCcagagtgggaggagcctcttGATTTCACCACACAAACTGGTGTGAAGGAGGAGGACCATGAAGAG GTGGAGTATGCAGCTCCGTCATACACCTCATCagatgctgaggaagaggaccaaGACaacctggaggacaggaagtacCCGGGAGAGGTCACGACCAGCAGCTTCAAGGTCAAGTTTCAGGCCAAAGACAGCAAGAAGGAGCTTCTTGT ATGTCCAACTCCCGGCTGTGACGGCAGCGGACACATAACAGGAAACTACGCGTCCCACCGAAG TCTGTCAGGCTGTCCTCTCGCTGATAAATCACTTCGGACCCTAATGGCTGCCCACACAGCTGAACTGAA gtgtCCGACTCCCGGCTGCGACGGATCGGGACACATCACGGGAAACTACGCTTCCCATCGGAG TCTGTCCGGGTGTCCTCGAGCCAAGAAAAGTGGGGTCAAAGCAACACCGACCAAGGACGACAAAGAAGACTCGGAGTTGTTGAG GTGTCCAGTTCCTGGTTGTGACAGTCTGGGCCACATCAGTGGGAAGTACGCCACCCACCGCAGTGCCTACGGCTGTCCGCTGGCAGCACGCCGCCAGAAGGAGGGGCTTCTGAACGGGACTCCCTTCTCCTGGAAGGCCTTCAAAGCGGAGGGTCCGACCTGCCCGACGCCGGGCTGCGACGGCTCCGGACACGCTAACGGCAGTTTCCTGACTCACCGAAG TCTCTCAGGTTGTCCCAGAGCGTCAGCCAATAAGAAGAAGGCAAAGTTACCTGGAGATGAGTTTATCACTGCAAAGTTTAGAGCCAGCGATG TTCTGGACAACGATGAGGACATCAAACAGCTCAACACGGAGATCAGCGAGCTGAACGAGTCCAACtcagagatggaggcagacaTGATGAACCTGCACACTCAG ATCTCCTCCATGGAGAAGAACCTGaagaacatggaggaggagaacaaacagattgaggagagaaatgaggccCTGTTCCTGGAGCTGTCGGGCCTGAGTCAGGCCCTGATCCGCAGTTTGGCCAACATCCGCCTGCCGACCATG CAGGAGCCGATGTCGGAGCAGAACTTCGACACGTATGTTGAAGCTCTCACTCACATGTTTACCAATAAAGACTGCTACCAGAACCCGGAGAACCGGGCTCTGCTGGAGTCCATCAACCAGGCCGTGAAGGGCATTGAGGTGTGA